The Argopecten irradians isolate NY chromosome 16, Ai_NY, whole genome shotgun sequence genome window below encodes:
- the LOC138310855 gene encoding uncharacterized protein — protein sequence MDVLLFRLAICSVLGIISTTAIRFQGKYDWETEEQVTLHISDNGRYKRSSDGGISIPDVLGIHFDTSNATVSLSLRRNYDLTENVPVFVSTESGRIVQKHLPPVTDTAFYQDVKYGAAFTVKFQEKSSKVSNLFGSLHLRKDKYFLERTGDLDKNDPSLFHLRKFKVKAGMVTDFVKRKDHDTTKGNYAGTKAGRQSIRDKSRRGGKTDDGKSRMKRSVVQQTVEIMIASDHTIYDYWYADSSASTPSGKDTDAENAMRQFYAHSINEIDTMYGSVDSSSISISTVFACMYISKSAATSEWTEPIVSNGQVDASNVLDSFTEWEQQQTDATLCGYDHAMLFSRYDFTSTISGTVFTSTAGLAWLSGTCRTYKQSISEYSFDTSMNAVAAHELGHNLGADHDQDMNACLSSDSFIMAPSLGNGPDNARDNPWKFSSCSTTYFETYIATLGSQSCLLTLSTDHDPTALTPYDQEIPGQVTTADDQCVRDQGTGSYLCREQYNADYSDMCHTMWCRQPGSINGPQLPLQHHNYTQLQLPTHNTTQPQLPSNNYNNYTPTTTTTTPNNHHTTPPTTTPTTTTTTHPTTTPPLQLLQLPL from the exons CAAGTAACATTACATATAAGTGACAATGGACGCTATAAAAGATCATCAGATGGCGGTATTAGTATTCCGGATGTTCTGGGGATACATTTCGACACATCCAATGCAACCGTCAGTCTCTCACTGCGACGTAACTATGATCTGACTGAAAATGTGCCGGTCTTCGTCTCAACAGAGAGTGGCAGAATTGTTCAGAAACATTTACCCCCAGTTACG GACACAGCCTTTTACCAAGACGTCAAATATGGAGCAGCATTTACGGTCAAATTTCAAGAGAAGAGTTCAAAAGTTTCAAACCTG TTTGGGTCACTACATTTGCGAAAAGACAAATATTTTCTGGAGAGAACAGGTGACCTTGACAAAAATGACCCCTCTTTGTTTCACTTACgaaagttcaaggtcaaggcCGGAATGGTTACGGACTTTGTAAAAAGAAAAG ATCATGATACAACCAAGGGCAATTATGCTGGAACTAAAGCAGGGAGACAATCGATAAGAGACAAAAGTAGAAGAGGCGGGAAGACGGATGATGGGAAGTCAAGGATGAAACGGTCTGTTGTTCAACAAACTGTGGAAATCATGATAGCGTCGGACCACACCATATACGACTA ttGGTATGCTGACAGCAGTGCTTCAACGCCTTCAGGGAAAGACACTGACGCAGAAAACGCCATGCGGCAGTTCTACGCCCATTCCATAAACGAG ATAGATACAATGTACGGCAGTGTCGACTCATCGTCGATTTCCATCAGCACAGTATTTGCTTGCATGTACATTTCAAAG tcCGCAGCCACGTCCGAATGGACAGAACCCATAGTCAGTAACGGACAAGTGGACGCCTCCAATGTGCTTGACAGCTTTACAGAGTGGGAACAGCAACAAACGGATGCAACTCTTTGTGGTTATGATCACGCCATGTTGTTCAGCAG GTACGACTTTACATCGACAATTTCTGGGACTGTCTTTACGTCAACAGCAG GTCTGGCATGGCTATCTGGAACTTGTCGGACTTACAAGCAGTCCATATCAGAATATTCATTTGACACCAGCATGAATGCAGTTGCCGCTCATGAACTCGGTCACAA TCTTGGAGCTGACCATGACCAGGACATGAATGCCTGCCTCAGTAGCGATTCTTTCATCATGGCGCCAAGTCTTGGCAATGGACCTGACAATGCCAGAGATAACCCATGGAAATTCTCCAGCTGTTCTACCACGTATTTTGAGACTTACATAGCAACCCTTGGCAG CCAGAGTTGCCTCTTGACCTTGAGTACTGACCATGACCCAACGGCCTTGACCCCGTATGACCAGGAAATCCCCGGTCAGGTGACCACGGCTGACGACCAATGCGTGCGCGACCAAGGAACGGGATCCTATCTGTGTAGG GAACAATACAACGCTGATTATTCGGACATGTGTCACACGATGTGGTGTAGGCAACCTGGTTCCATTAATGGT ccacaactaccactccaacaccACAACTACACTCAACTACAACtaccaacacacaacaccacacaaccacaactaccatccaacaactacaacaactacactccaacaaccacaactaccactccaaacAACCACCACACCACTCCaccaactaccactccaacaaccacaactactaCTCACCCAACAACCACACCACCACTCCAactactacaactaccactttaa
- the LOC138310856 gene encoding uncharacterized protein: TTTTYTLQPTTQQTTQTTTTTPTTTTTTLTTTTTTPTTTTTTPTTTTTTPTTTTTTPTTTPTTTTTTPTTTTTTPTTTTTTPTTTTTTPTTTTTTPTTTTTTPTTTTTTLTTTTTTPTTTTTTPTTTTTTSTTTTTTLTTTTTTPTTTTTTPTTTTTTPTTTTTIPSITTTTPTTTTTTPTTTTTTPTATTTTPTTTTTTPTTTTTTPTTTTTIPTTTTSVQTTPQNTVQRVVTIRILVVISVTIDLSNTQSQGYQTTRQNARAALFIFYRNIPGFIDVIIFGLRRGSLVVDHRIVTEATEEANAGVTNALVGLASGDSLTYDNQSVQTSEVILQNDAGAQVPITTNSEPCALFTTALGGCSDGQSCLVVGGNATCVDNLPTDGLEVIIGLGVGVSAIILFTTIVLIWMCIRTRTKRKHETKEKTLRPPRTFPKPPTRFQSNVPSWSHQPTFYHNKGLDLSEEKFVPTSLGYLPSYNYLDHEKPRKKRDRGRQADDTYYFSSSGSEGYRH, translated from the exons ACTACAACTACCTACACACTCCAACCCACCACTCAACAAACTACACAAACCACAACCACCACTCCAactactacaactaccactttaacaaccacaactactactccaacaaccacaactaccactccaacaaccacaactaccactccaaccaCCAcgactaccactccaacaaccactccaacaaccacaactactactccaacaaccacaaccaCCACTCCAactactacaactaccactccaactactacaactaccactccaacaaccacaactaccactccaacaaccacaaccaCCACTCCAactactacaactaccactttaacaaccacaactaccactccaacaaccacaactactactccaacaaccacaaccaCCACTTCAactactacaactaccactttaacaaccacaactacaactccaacaaccacaactaccactccaacaaccacaactacaactccaacaaccacaactaccattccatCAATTACAACCACCACTCCGactactacaactaccactccaactactacaactaccactccaactgctacaactaccactccaacaaccacaactacaactccaacaaccacaactaccactccaacaaccacaactaccataCCAACAACAACGACTTCCGTACAGACAACACCCCAAA ACACTGTTCAAAGGGTGGTTACGATCAGAATTCTAGTTGTAATATCTGTCACGATAGACCTTAGCAACACCCAGAGTCAAGGTTACCAAACAACTAGACAAAACGCCCGCGCTGCA ctCTTCATATTTTACCGGAATATCCCTGGATTCATAGATGTTATTATATTTGGCTTACG ACGTGGAAGTCTTGTTGTAGACCATAGAATTGTGACAGAGGCCACAGAGGAAGCTAATGCTGGGGTTACCAATGCGCTTGTTGGACTAGCTTCCGGTGACTCACTCACCTATGACAACCAAAGCGTTCAAACTTCTGAAGTAATTTTACAAAACGATGCTGGAGCACAAG TTCCGATAACGACCAACTCAGAACCATGTGCCCTTTTCACAACGGCATTGGGAGGGTGTAGTGACGGACAATCATGTTTGGTGGTGGGAGGAAATGCCACCTGTGT AGACAACCTTCCGACTG ACGGACTGGAGGTTATCATTGGTCTTGGTGTCGGGGTGTCGGCCATTATTCTCTTCACCACGATTGTATTGATTTGGATGTGTATTAGGACCAGAACCAAAAGAAAACACGAAACAAAGGAGAAAACACTCAG GCCTCCAAGGACATTTCCCAAACCACCTACACGTTTCCAGTCTAACGTTCCAAGTTGGAGTCATCAGCCAACGTTTTACCACAATAAAGGTCTGGATCTTAGTGAGGAAAAGTTTGTGCCTACCTCATTAGGGTACCTGCCATCCTATAATTATCTGGACCACGAAAAAC CTCGAAAGAAGCGAGATCGTGGACGTCAGGCTGATGATACCTATTATTTTAGTTCTTCGGGCTCC GAGGGTTACCGGCATTGA